A DNA window from Trueperaceae bacterium contains the following coding sequences:
- a CDS encoding heme ABC transporter ATP-binding protein, with product MSYAVSMEGIVKEFPLVLANDSVNFRVSSGEVHALIGENGAGKSTLVKILYGLQQADSGRITIYNDTVYFKSAKDAINLGIGMVHQHFMLVDTLTVLENLILGAEPTTGPTLDYQAARRYTKDLIHKFGFDIDPDIRIEELPLGLQQQVEILKALYRKAKILILDEPTAVLTPQETTGLFTFIREFATQGNSVIFISHKLDEVMDLCDRMSVMRDGKMIGTVKHSETDQRELANMMVGREVILRVEKGPAKLQEARLAMENVTVKHPGTPRPVLNKISFKLRAGEILGVAGIEGNGQSELVECIAGLLPLESGSVILDGTNITNLSARERREMGLSHVPENRNVRGLVASYSSAMNSILGDHYRAPYSGIFGMLQMPAIEGHAKSLVNAYDIRPPSITLPADNFSGGNAQKLVVARELERDTRVLVLAQPTRGVDIGAIEFIHRQIVLARDRGLAVLLISADLNEIMSLSDRILVMHEGEITGELSDKIATTEELGLLMAGSRIGRN from the coding sequence ATGAGTTACGCAGTTTCGATGGAAGGAATAGTCAAGGAGTTCCCGTTAGTCCTCGCAAACGACTCGGTTAACTTCAGAGTAAGTTCGGGAGAAGTTCACGCCCTCATTGGTGAAAACGGCGCAGGAAAAAGTACTCTCGTCAAAATACTTTACGGCCTACAACAGGCTGATAGTGGAAGAATAACTATCTATAACGATACGGTCTATTTCAAGAGCGCTAAAGATGCCATCAATCTTGGGATTGGAATGGTTCACCAGCATTTCATGTTGGTCGACACGCTAACTGTATTAGAGAATTTGATCTTGGGAGCAGAGCCGACCACAGGACCTACTCTCGACTACCAGGCAGCGCGCCGATACACTAAAGATTTGATACATAAATTTGGTTTCGATATTGACCCAGACATTCGAATTGAGGAATTGCCCCTCGGTTTACAACAACAAGTTGAAATCTTAAAAGCCTTGTATAGAAAAGCCAAAATCCTTATCCTAGATGAACCTACGGCAGTCCTTACTCCTCAAGAAACCACGGGACTATTTACCTTTATTAGAGAATTCGCTACACAGGGCAATTCCGTTATTTTTATCAGCCACAAATTAGACGAAGTAATGGATCTTTGTGACAGAATGAGCGTAATGCGGGACGGGAAGATGATCGGGACGGTGAAACACTCAGAAACTGATCAAAGGGAACTTGCGAACATGATGGTTGGCCGCGAAGTAATACTTCGAGTAGAGAAGGGTCCTGCAAAGCTTCAAGAAGCGCGTTTAGCAATGGAAAATGTAACCGTAAAGCATCCAGGGACTCCACGGCCTGTGCTGAATAAGATTTCTTTTAAGCTACGTGCTGGCGAGATTCTCGGCGTAGCAGGCATAGAAGGTAACGGTCAATCGGAACTGGTTGAATGCATAGCAGGTTTGTTACCACTCGAATCGGGTTCTGTGATTCTAGACGGGACAAACATAACAAACCTCTCAGCTCGGGAACGAAGAGAAATGGGGCTTAGTCACGTCCCGGAGAATCGGAATGTTCGTGGTCTCGTCGCGAGCTACAGTTCAGCGATGAACAGCATCCTTGGTGACCACTATAGAGCTCCTTATAGTGGTATTTTCGGTATGCTTCAGATGCCTGCGATAGAAGGTCACGCAAAAAGCTTGGTTAATGCTTATGATATTAGGCCACCGTCTATTACTTTACCCGCCGACAATTTCTCTGGAGGCAACGCTCAAAAACTTGTGGTAGCCCGTGAACTTGAACGTGATACACGTGTTCTAGTATTGGCACAACCCACGCGCGGCGTGGACATTGGTGCGATAGAGTTCATTCATCGGCAAATAGTGCTGGCTCGCGATAGAGGCCTTGCGGTCCTTCTTATCTCTGCTGATCTTAATGAAATCATGAGCCTTTCTGATCGAATCTTGGTTATGCATGAAGGCGAAATAACGGGAGAGCTAAGCGACAAAATCGCTACTACGGAAGAACTCGGGTTACTTATGGCTGGATCACGAATAGGTCGCAACTAA
- a CDS encoding homoserine O-acetyltransferase, with translation MKTLVHETWGDHTVLVARSEASEVGSVGIVSSKVVDVATFQRPLELVLGNHLDHVAVTYETYGQLNAKGTNAILICHALTGSAHAAGRHESQQLPGWWDPLVGPGKALDTNHYYVISSNVLGGCYGTTGPSSINPSTGKPYGLEFPRYTIRDMVEVQARLVKHLGVTSLATVIGGSMGAMQVLEWAVMYPELVRSIIPIASGSRHSAWAIGLNEVARRAITADPTWQGGNYQLASQPESGLGLARAIAMLSYRSFDSLEAKFGRERVSASRELLDVGFEIESYLAYQGVKLVERFDANTYLYITRAMDDFDLSEGRGRLGDVLEGVNIPTLVMGISSDVLYPENEQKGLVDALPQADYARINSPHGHDAFLIEFPQIAVHVRSFLERAK, from the coding sequence ATGAAAACGCTTGTTCACGAAACCTGGGGAGACCACACTGTTTTGGTGGCTCGGAGTGAAGCCAGTGAAGTTGGTAGCGTTGGAATTGTAAGCTCGAAAGTGGTTGATGTTGCTACTTTTCAAAGGCCCCTAGAGCTGGTTCTTGGTAACCATCTTGATCATGTTGCGGTGACATATGAAACTTATGGTCAGCTAAATGCAAAAGGGACGAACGCGATTCTAATTTGTCACGCATTGACTGGGTCTGCCCATGCTGCAGGTAGACACGAAAGCCAACAGTTACCCGGATGGTGGGACCCATTGGTAGGTCCTGGCAAAGCTTTAGATACTAACCACTACTATGTTATTAGCAGTAATGTCCTAGGAGGCTGCTACGGAACTACGGGGCCAAGTTCTATTAATCCATCTACCGGTAAACCGTACGGTCTCGAATTTCCACGCTACACAATTCGAGATATGGTCGAGGTTCAGGCAAGGCTAGTAAAACATCTCGGGGTTACTTCGTTGGCAACGGTTATCGGGGGCAGCATGGGGGCTATGCAGGTTTTGGAGTGGGCCGTTATGTATCCAGAATTAGTTCGTTCAATTATTCCGATTGCCTCTGGATCTCGGCACTCAGCCTGGGCAATAGGGCTTAATGAAGTTGCCCGTCGAGCTATCACGGCCGACCCAACCTGGCAAGGTGGTAACTATCAACTAGCCAGTCAACCTGAAAGTGGTCTAGGTCTTGCTAGGGCTATAGCTATGTTGTCGTATCGGAGTTTCGATTCCCTCGAGGCAAAATTTGGACGGGAGCGGGTCAGTGCATCTCGGGAGTTGCTAGACGTAGGTTTTGAGATAGAGTCCTATTTGGCGTATCAGGGTGTAAAACTTGTTGAGAGATTTGATGCAAATACATATCTTTATATTACTCGGGCAATGGATGATTTTGACCTTTCGGAGGGGCGGGGTCGGTTGGGCGATGTTTTGGAGGGTGTGAATATTCCTACCCTGGTTATGGGGATTAGCAGTGACGTGCTTTACCCAGAAAACGAGCAAAAAGGCCTAGTCGATGCTTTACCTCAGGCTGATTATGCTCGAATTAATTCGCCTCACGGCCATGACGCGTTCCTTATAGAGTTTCCCCAAATTGCTGTACACGTTCGTAGTTTCCTTGAGAGGGCAAAGTAA
- a CDS encoding O-acetylhomoserine aminocarboxypropyltransferase (catalyzes the formation of L-methionine and acetate from O-acetyl-L-homoserine and methanethiol), with translation MTKPKGFETQAVHAGQEDPDKNTGSRAVPIAATSSFVFDSADHAAAIFSGSVPGNQYGRMHNPTTKVLEDRLNTLEGGARTVALSSGQAATTALLFSLAKPDAQLLISKEVFGGTMSVVRKLLHPWGCRIESIDPTPEAVASHASRDTVGVWVETIANPSLTVPNISALAEACHKVGAPLVVDNTWGCAGYLCKPLELGADIVTHSATKWIGCHGTFIGGAVIDGGTFDWSTERFPAFGVQDVRGKSYLQRDPVAPFAARVHDLGLFAMGMTLSPFSAFLALQGLETLPIRVQRICDSALDLARWFDSQDGVKRVLYPGLPTHSSHGVASKVLQNGHGGVFCFETESVEQAKAFLDRVEIASHLANIGDVKTVVISPWATTHSSLSEEARYGAGVTPELIRVSVGLESAEDLKQDFRQALDWDSSRS, from the coding sequence ATGACTAAACCCAAAGGATTTGAAACCCAGGCGGTACACGCTGGTCAAGAGGATCCAGATAAGAACACTGGTTCTCGCGCCGTGCCTATTGCGGCGACTAGTAGTTTTGTCTTTGACAGCGCTGACCACGCAGCTGCAATATTCTCTGGATCGGTTCCTGGTAATCAATATGGGAGAATGCACAATCCTACGACAAAGGTATTGGAGGACAGGCTTAATACTTTGGAAGGTGGCGCGCGGACAGTCGCGCTTAGCTCAGGTCAAGCTGCCACAACAGCCCTCCTTTTTAGTCTTGCAAAACCGGATGCTCAATTATTGATTTCAAAAGAGGTATTCGGGGGTACGATGAGCGTGGTCCGGAAACTTTTGCATCCTTGGGGTTGTCGAATAGAATCAATTGACCCAACCCCGGAAGCTGTGGCCTCGCATGCTAGCCGAGATACCGTTGGTGTTTGGGTAGAAACCATTGCTAATCCAAGCCTTACGGTTCCAAACATTTCGGCTCTTGCTGAAGCCTGTCATAAGGTTGGGGCGCCCTTGGTTGTTGATAATACGTGGGGGTGTGCTGGTTATCTTTGTAAACCCCTAGAACTTGGTGCGGATATCGTGACTCATTCGGCTACGAAGTGGATCGGATGTCACGGAACCTTTATTGGAGGGGCAGTAATTGATGGGGGTACTTTCGACTGGTCAACTGAACGGTTTCCTGCTTTTGGGGTGCAAGATGTAAGAGGGAAAAGCTACTTGCAGCGTGATCCTGTTGCTCCATTTGCAGCCCGTGTCCATGATTTGGGACTGTTTGCTATGGGAATGACTCTAAGTCCGTTTTCGGCATTTCTAGCGCTGCAAGGACTTGAGACATTGCCAATTCGGGTTCAACGAATTTGTGATTCTGCACTAGACCTAGCTAGGTGGTTTGATAGTCAAGATGGAGTAAAACGAGTGCTTTATCCAGGTCTCCCCACTCATTCCTCTCATGGCGTGGCTTCTAAGGTGTTGCAAAACGGCCATGGGGGTGTGTTTTGTTTCGAAACAGAAAGCGTAGAGCAGGCGAAGGCATTCCTGGATCGGGTTGAAATCGCATCGCATTTAGCCAATATTGGTGATGTCAAAACAGTCGTAATAAGTCCTTGGGCTACGACTCACTCTAGTCTGTCCGAGGAAGCTAGATATGGAGCTGGGGTAACACCTGAGTTGATAAGGGTTAGTGTAGGCTTAGAATCTGCTGAAGACCTCAAGCAAGACTTCCGTCAGGCATTGGACTGGGATAGTAGCCGGTCATGA
- a CDS encoding erythromycin biosynthesis sensory transduction protein eryC1, producing the protein MSNSPIIEIPLLNLRGEINELWDEINEAFQRVLRSGHFVLGPEVEAFESEVANFLGVRFAIGLNSGTDALTIGLKSLGISEGDEVITTAFSFFATAEAIIHAGASPVFVDIDPETFNMDPKRIEEAITSRTRAIIPVHLYGNPAPIENIASLAGKYNLSVLEDAAQAFGAIYEGKPLGKTTTQPFVEQRVGSRSEATAFSFYPTKNLGAYGDGGLLTTNDPEIAKKVLMYRNHGELPNQRYRHQVVGYNSRLDEFQAAILRLKLTRIDNWNDLRRNAAASYRNLLESTRDARAPTHYDGHIYHQFSIMLPPDVRKAVATYLYDQGISTKIYYPESLTVPHQTRKTFTPVSDNTAKSVLSIPIWPGIPSDSQVRVVDTIKEALRLSGKEA; encoded by the coding sequence ATGAGCAACTCCCCAATTATTGAAATTCCATTACTCAACCTGAGGGGAGAAATTAACGAGCTATGGGATGAGATTAACGAAGCGTTTCAACGGGTCCTCAGATCAGGTCATTTCGTTCTTGGACCTGAGGTCGAAGCTTTCGAATCAGAGGTCGCTAATTTCTTAGGAGTACGCTTCGCAATTGGCCTTAACTCCGGTACAGATGCCCTCACGATCGGCCTCAAATCCTTAGGCATCTCCGAAGGCGACGAGGTAATCACTACTGCGTTCTCCTTCTTCGCCACAGCAGAGGCTATTATCCATGCAGGTGCTTCGCCGGTTTTTGTTGATATAGATCCGGAAACATTTAATATGGACCCCAAACGCATAGAGGAAGCAATTACGTCACGAACTCGGGCAATAATTCCGGTCCACCTTTACGGTAATCCAGCACCGATAGAAAACATTGCATCGTTAGCTGGGAAATATAACCTTTCTGTCTTGGAGGACGCTGCCCAAGCATTTGGCGCTATATACGAGGGAAAACCCTTAGGAAAAACAACTACCCAACCATTCGTTGAGCAAAGAGTTGGTTCGCGCTCTGAAGCAACGGCTTTTTCGTTTTATCCGACCAAGAATTTGGGCGCTTACGGGGATGGCGGTTTGTTGACCACCAACGACCCTGAAATAGCAAAAAAGGTCCTAATGTATCGAAATCACGGAGAATTACCAAATCAACGATATAGACATCAAGTAGTTGGTTATAACTCCCGCTTAGATGAATTTCAAGCGGCGATTCTGCGCTTGAAATTAACCCGGATCGACAATTGGAACGACCTACGACGAAACGCAGCTGCTTCCTATCGGAACTTGTTAGAAAGCACTAGAGATGCCAGAGCTCCTACTCATTATGACGGTCACATATACCACCAATTTTCCATCATGCTACCACCCGATGTTCGTAAGGCAGTTGCTACCTACCTTTACGACCAAGGTATTTCTACAAAGATCTACTATCCTGAATCGTTGACCGTGCCACACCAGACCCGGAAAACATTTACTCCGGTATCAGACAACACGGCTAAATCCGTGTTGTCAATACCAATTTGGCCAGGCATTCCATCGGATTCTCAGGTCAGAGTTGTCGATACAATAAAAGAGGCGTTGAGGTTATCTGGAAAAGAGGCTTAG
- a CDS encoding GTP pyrophosphokinase, whose amino-acid sequence MEGLLGTLRDKTNYLAELDQDRVISALRMAEKAHQGMRRVSGEPFITHPVAVAALLADMQLDSDTLIAGLLHDTVEDTSVTFEEIEEAFGQDVRRIVEGETKISKLAVRAYEDEQAENLRKMLLAMAEDVRIILVKLADRLHNMRTLAVMPTSTQLRIARETLEIFVPLAHRLGIGHIKSELEDLSFTYADPEKALSLRRMVTTRHAEREEYVASSIELLQRRLGAEGLDFEIGGRSKHLYSIYRKMDQDNKNLDQIFDLMAVRVIIEPHGAVDVEYEEAACYRALGIVHNLWTPIPGRFKDYVAVPKTNGYQSLHTTVIAQLGQPLEVQIRTRRMHRVAEYGVAAHWAYKEGLDDAGEIRRRLDWMEQLLDLDVQEESAGGFLETVKTDLLSERVFVFTPAGDVINLPKGSTPLDFAYQVHTEVGHRCIGSRVNGEIVPLNYQVRTGDRVEILTNRSSQNGPSADWLNVVVTRSAKQKIRTYFRQQEKKGQLESGRRSLERGLRRRQLAVSQYVTRGRLEEAAKLLLGSDSAEDLFLAVANRKLLSKEVIECLVPGLAESKKTKSALPKPIKRGVNGILVDGMDAPAKLAQCCSPVRGDEVVGYVTRGRGVSVHRFDCSSVKRLMTNDQGRLANVTWDAPSGEVFPADFEIIAVDRPGLLKDILHIVASMNKSATRVSADVQDALSARIHFRVDVKDLSEIEFIKENVQRVPDVTRIYRAKPGVKG is encoded by the coding sequence ATGGAAGGCCTACTCGGTACCCTTCGAGACAAGACTAATTACCTGGCAGAATTAGATCAGGACAGGGTCATTTCAGCTCTTAGAATGGCAGAAAAAGCTCATCAGGGCATGCGTCGTGTATCAGGTGAGCCATTTATTACTCATCCAGTAGCGGTTGCAGCTCTTCTGGCTGATATGCAATTAGATTCTGACACGCTAATCGCAGGCCTTCTTCACGACACAGTCGAGGATACCTCGGTAACTTTCGAGGAAATCGAAGAGGCATTTGGCCAAGATGTACGACGAATCGTAGAGGGAGAGACCAAGATTAGCAAGCTGGCGGTCCGAGCTTACGAAGACGAACAAGCTGAAAATCTACGAAAAATGCTTCTAGCAATGGCTGAAGATGTAAGGATCATTTTAGTAAAGTTAGCCGATCGGTTGCATAATATGCGGACTTTAGCTGTTATGCCAACAAGCACGCAGCTAAGAATTGCTCGTGAAACCCTTGAAATCTTTGTGCCTTTAGCGCATCGGCTTGGTATCGGACACATAAAGAGCGAGCTCGAAGACCTTAGTTTTACCTATGCCGATCCGGAGAAAGCTCTTTCTTTGCGCAGAATGGTGACTACTCGGCATGCTGAACGTGAGGAATATGTTGCGAGTTCAATAGAACTTCTTCAAAGGCGGTTAGGAGCGGAGGGCCTGGACTTCGAGATTGGCGGTCGGAGTAAACATCTTTATAGTATTTACAGAAAAATGGATCAGGATAATAAAAATCTCGATCAGATTTTCGATCTGATGGCAGTACGGGTGATTATAGAACCTCATGGAGCTGTCGATGTCGAGTACGAAGAGGCTGCCTGTTACCGAGCTCTCGGGATTGTGCATAACCTCTGGACCCCTATTCCAGGCCGTTTCAAAGATTATGTTGCCGTACCAAAAACAAATGGTTATCAATCACTTCATACGACGGTAATCGCACAGTTAGGACAACCCCTCGAGGTTCAGATCCGAACGAGGCGCATGCATCGGGTTGCAGAGTATGGGGTTGCTGCCCATTGGGCTTATAAGGAAGGCTTAGATGATGCTGGGGAGATTCGTCGCCGACTAGATTGGATGGAACAACTGTTAGATCTAGATGTTCAGGAAGAAAGCGCTGGGGGTTTCCTAGAAACCGTGAAGACCGATCTTCTTTCCGAACGAGTGTTCGTTTTTACTCCTGCAGGCGATGTTATTAATTTGCCTAAGGGATCCACCCCACTTGATTTCGCCTATCAGGTGCATACTGAGGTAGGCCATCGGTGTATCGGTTCTCGAGTAAACGGCGAAATTGTTCCCCTCAACTACCAAGTTAGAACTGGTGACCGTGTTGAAATACTAACCAATAGAAGTTCTCAAAATGGTCCGTCTGCTGATTGGTTGAATGTGGTTGTTACGCGAAGCGCCAAGCAAAAAATTCGTACGTACTTTCGTCAGCAGGAGAAAAAGGGGCAACTCGAGTCCGGAAGGCGATCTTTAGAACGAGGCCTAAGGCGGCGGCAATTAGCAGTTTCCCAGTATGTTACGCGAGGACGATTAGAAGAGGCAGCTAAACTACTACTAGGCTCGGACTCAGCTGAGGATCTTTTTTTGGCGGTTGCCAATCGCAAGCTACTAAGCAAAGAGGTTATAGAATGTTTAGTACCAGGTTTGGCTGAATCTAAAAAGACCAAAAGTGCCCTCCCTAAACCTATCAAGCGTGGGGTAAACGGGATTCTTGTTGATGGAATGGATGCCCCTGCTAAACTTGCCCAATGCTGCTCGCCGGTTAGGGGAGATGAGGTAGTAGGGTACGTTACGCGCGGTCGGGGGGTTTCAGTACACCGATTTGATTGTTCTAGTGTGAAACGGTTGATGACTAACGATCAAGGTCGTTTGGCTAATGTGACATGGGATGCGCCTTCTGGCGAAGTGTTTCCCGCTGATTTCGAGATCATTGCAGTCGACAGGCCTGGCCTATTAAAAGATATCCTCCACATCGTTGCCTCAATGAACAAATCTGCTACCCGGGTTTCAGCTGACGTCCAAGATGCCTTATCTGCCCGGATCCACTTTCGAGTAGATGTAAAGGATCTTAGTGAAATCGAATTTATCAAGGAGAATGTTCAACGTGTTCCTGATGTAACGAGGATTTACCGAGCAAAGCCAGGCGTAAAGGGATAA
- a CDS encoding peptidase M16, translated as MSELPIFQAELGCGLTIIGEQIPNAQSVAAGIFVGAGSRHENPSESGVSHFLEHMLFKGTSRRSADDINREFDELGASFNAYTSEDRTVYYAAVLPNKLPGILDLLFDMMTPSLREQDFEVERKVILEEIGMYLDRPQFRVFDEASLRYFSGHPYGNSILGTSDSIESLTPERMREYFSASYRSNRLILAICGDFVWEEVLEQINQLTTAWSTKRSDIPEFDKFTPQFGQHRIIDENIHRVHMATFSPGVSASDPRRYAATILGNLVGDSVGSRLYWTLVDNGLADIASLGHSAGVGYGAYMAYLSCEPEQEEEVKKRFADVISEITQEGPTEAEWSRVKQKLATGLMLRMETPFGRLMSMGVGYQQLGRHQTLEEVLEGVNNAFLDEGMTLLKDGVFHDDFSLTLAPTRI; from the coding sequence GTGAGTGAGTTACCAATCTTTCAGGCCGAATTAGGATGTGGCCTAACAATAATTGGCGAACAAATCCCCAACGCCCAAAGCGTGGCGGCAGGTATTTTTGTTGGGGCTGGCTCACGTCATGAGAACCCCTCTGAATCCGGTGTGTCTCACTTTCTTGAACACATGCTTTTTAAGGGTACTTCCAGGCGTAGTGCAGACGATATAAATCGCGAGTTTGATGAGTTAGGCGCAAGTTTTAATGCCTACACTAGTGAAGATAGAACAGTTTACTATGCTGCCGTTTTGCCAAACAAATTGCCAGGGATTCTTGACCTTCTTTTTGATATGATGACTCCCTCTTTACGAGAACAAGATTTCGAGGTTGAAAGGAAAGTAATCCTCGAGGAAATTGGAATGTATCTCGATAGGCCCCAATTCAGGGTTTTCGACGAAGCGAGCCTCAGGTATTTCAGTGGACACCCCTATGGTAACAGTATTTTAGGGACTTCAGATAGCATCGAAAGCTTGACTCCCGAAAGAATGAGAGAGTATTTTTCAGCCAGTTATCGGTCAAACAGGTTAATCCTAGCAATATGTGGAGATTTTGTTTGGGAAGAAGTCCTGGAACAAATCAACCAATTGACAACAGCGTGGTCAACAAAAAGAAGTGATATTCCTGAATTTGATAAATTTACTCCCCAATTTGGGCAGCACAGAATAATTGACGAAAATATTCATCGGGTTCATATGGCAACCTTCAGCCCTGGGGTAAGCGCCTCTGATCCAAGGCGTTACGCGGCGACTATTTTGGGCAATCTTGTTGGAGACTCTGTGGGTAGTAGGCTTTATTGGACGCTAGTGGATAATGGATTGGCAGATATAGCCTCTTTAGGCCACAGCGCCGGTGTGGGATATGGGGCCTACATGGCTTACCTATCTTGCGAACCTGAACAAGAAGAGGAGGTAAAGAAAAGGTTTGCTGATGTAATTTCCGAGATCACCCAGGAGGGACCTACAGAGGCAGAATGGTCTAGGGTCAAGCAAAAGCTTGCTACTGGATTGATGTTGAGGATGGAAACGCCTTTTGGCCGTTTAATGTCTATGGGAGTTGGGTATCAGCAGCTCGGACGACATCAGACCCTGGAAGAGGTATTGGAAGGGGTTAACAACGCCTTTTTAGATGAAGGAATGACCTTGCTTAAAGACGGTGTATTCCACGATGATTTCAGTCTTACTTTGGCTCCAACACGAATATAG
- a CDS encoding peptidase M16 produces MPEPSVSQRKELDSGLTVIFEPMPWLKTASASLLLPVGSVTDPEGLDGSSAVLAEWMQRGTRKMNSRAFSDSLDALGARHGGSAGREYTTFGISCLASVLPEALKLIAESIRDPRFDQGEFPGAQAVVVQERASLADHPDQRLFEKLGTTFFSSSHGRSPYGTEEGLKALTPTIIKNDYWRRVSPKWAILGIAGGLSWETVIKAAESNFGNWKQKGSANPPSVSVAPRTYVHSQEDINQVQIGLAFETTAPNSPFWYHHVIGLQVLSGSTGSRLHTEVREKRGLVYSVGASTRALKDFSYVVGYAGTKPDRASETLRVVQDELSKMRKGINKEELERAKTGLLSSLVLQGESSGARATALTQDAYLRGRSRSLDEIHKKITVLSLDEVNQYLFALPAPSPTVVTLGPVRLQGKIETDRTLP; encoded by the coding sequence ATGCCGGAACCCTCTGTGTCACAAAGGAAAGAACTTGATTCAGGTTTAACGGTGATTTTTGAGCCCATGCCGTGGTTAAAGACCGCCAGTGCATCTCTATTGTTGCCGGTGGGTTCAGTTACTGATCCTGAGGGTTTGGATGGTAGCAGCGCAGTTTTGGCCGAATGGATGCAGCGTGGCACCAGGAAGATGAATTCGCGAGCCTTTTCGGATTCTCTCGACGCCTTGGGAGCAAGGCATGGTGGTTCAGCAGGAAGAGAGTATACGACTTTCGGGATTTCGTGTCTGGCTTCTGTGCTCCCTGAGGCCCTAAAGCTAATTGCTGAAAGCATACGTGATCCAAGATTCGATCAGGGAGAATTCCCTGGTGCACAGGCAGTTGTTGTTCAGGAACGAGCGTCTCTGGCGGATCACCCTGACCAGAGGCTTTTCGAAAAATTGGGTACGACATTTTTTAGTTCTTCCCATGGAAGAAGTCCATACGGTACTGAAGAAGGCCTTAAAGCTCTTACCCCCACAATAATTAAGAACGACTACTGGCGTAGAGTTAGCCCAAAATGGGCTATCCTAGGTATAGCTGGGGGGTTGTCTTGGGAGACTGTGATTAAAGCGGCAGAATCGAATTTTGGTAATTGGAAGCAAAAAGGTTCTGCTAATCCGCCGAGTGTGAGTGTAGCTCCCAGGACGTATGTTCATTCTCAAGAGGACATTAACCAAGTACAGATAGGACTGGCGTTCGAAACTACGGCGCCTAATAGTCCCTTTTGGTACCACCACGTTATAGGCCTTCAAGTTCTGAGCGGCAGTACAGGGTCACGATTACACACGGAGGTTCGTGAAAAACGAGGTCTAGTCTATAGTGTGGGCGCTAGCACCAGAGCGTTAAAGGACTTTAGTTACGTTGTTGGTTATGCTGGTACAAAACCAGATCGGGCTTCTGAAACATTAAGAGTTGTTCAAGATGAGTTGTCTAAGATGAGGAAAGGCATAAACAAAGAAGAGTTAGAGAGGGCAAAAACTGGTTTGTTATCGAGCCTAGTCTTGCAAGGTGAGTCAAGCGGAGCTAGAGCGACGGCGTTAACGCAAGATGCCTATCTGAGGGGCCGGTCAAGATCGTTAGATGAAATCCATAAGAAGATCACTGTGCTCTCGCTTGACGAAGTGAACCAATATCTTTTTGCTTTACCTGCTCCGTCACCGACCGTAGTTACCCTAGGTCCGGTTCGGCTACAGGGCAAAATAGAAACGGATAGGACGCTTCCGTGA
- a CDS encoding indole-3-glycerol-phosphate synthase: protein MKKYSSAEPVSLRELDIVPGVLGRIARERSAAYRQGAPLSKSNPEPLEWRGFGEALKAPGLSVIAEVKRASPSGGLIADIDPLQTAQSYFAGGASALSVLTEPKYFGGSLEHVRTISSQVPLPILRKDFTVHPSQLTEAVEAGATAALLIVAILGDRTKSYVAAGSALGLDLLVEVHDRKELQIAIESGAEIIGVNNRDLSNLQINLETAPMLLTEARNLGYTGLLVAESGYRTRIDLEPISDLADAVLIGSSLAASKDPKVAVEALVDH, encoded by the coding sequence GTGAAAAAATATTCTTCTGCGGAGCCTGTTTCCTTACGCGAACTAGACATAGTCCCCGGGGTTTTGGGTCGTATTGCGCGAGAACGTTCCGCTGCCTACCGTCAGGGCGCTCCTTTAAGCAAATCAAATCCCGAGCCGCTTGAATGGCGGGGATTTGGAGAAGCCCTGAAGGCTCCTGGTTTGAGTGTTATCGCGGAGGTCAAGCGGGCCAGCCCATCTGGTGGACTTATAGCTGATATCGACCCACTACAAACTGCTCAATCCTATTTTGCAGGAGGAGCAAGTGCTCTAAGTGTGTTGACAGAACCAAAATATTTTGGTGGTTCACTCGAGCACGTGCGTACTATATCTAGTCAAGTGCCACTTCCAATTTTGCGTAAAGACTTTACAGTGCATCCAAGCCAACTTACTGAAGCTGTTGAAGCAGGAGCTACTGCGGCGCTCCTTATCGTAGCTATTCTGGGAGATCGAACCAAGTCTTATGTGGCAGCAGGATCAGCACTAGGCTTAGATCTCCTGGTAGAAGTTCATGATCGCAAAGAATTGCAGATAGCTATCGAATCGGGCGCAGAAATAATTGGTGTTAACAACCGTGATCTGTCAAATTTGCAAATTAATCTCGAAACTGCCCCAATGCTCCTTACTGAAGCCCGGAACCTCGGGTACACTGGATTGCTTGTCGCTGAATCAGGTTACCGCACTCGAATAGATTTAGAGCCAATTAGTGATCTTGCGGATGCTGTGCTGATTGGTTCTAGTTTGGCTGCGAGCAAAGATCCAAAGGTAGCAGTAGAAGCTTTGGTTGATCACTAG